A genomic segment from Triticum dicoccoides isolate Atlit2015 ecotype Zavitan chromosome 1A, WEW_v2.0, whole genome shotgun sequence encodes:
- the LOC119304858 gene encoding uncharacterized protein LOC119304858, with translation MPRPARTATMAAVRCAARSLGGSLLQRTQAAVAEEGRRLVPSRFMRSRQLSTKHAGKIPKELEPSEVDAQYKLARAKLGATLDKLEKEQADKTMLRLKSIGRAIDGVINGVVKLAAFCMVTAVAFGGEGVEAQAVTKGSQ, from the exons ATGCCCAGACCCGCAAG gacggcgacgatggcggcggttCGGTGCGCGGCGAGGAGCCTCGGTGGCTCACTGCTCCAGCGAACGCAGGCGGCGGTCGCGGAGGAGGGACGCCGGCTCGTGCCAAGCAGGTTCATGCGCTCCCGCCAGCTCTCCACCAAG CATGCTGGCAAGATCCCGAAGGAACTGGAGCCGTCTGAAGTGGACGCTCAGTATAAGCTGGCGAGGGCGAAGCTGGGTGCAACGTTAGATAAGTTGGAGAAGGAACAGGCAGATAAGACTATGTT GCGCTTGAAATCCATCGGACGTGCGATTGACGGCGTGATCAATGGAGTTGTCAAGTTGGCAGCTTTCTGTATGGTTACTGCTGTTGCTTTTGGTGGCGAAGGGGTAGAAGCACAGGCTGTTACCAAGGGAAGCCAGTGA